The genomic interval GAATTGTGTCTCAAAGCCTCGTCGGCCGGCTTGATCACCGCTTGTACTGGCAGCGGATTAGGGGCAGACGCCTCTTTAACTTCTATATGAGCGCCGGAAGATGCCAACGCCGCTGGATCACAAAGGGCGAGCAACGCCAAAAATGTCCCTGCACTTCGGTCAGCAGAGTTCTCGGATACGTTATACGTAGTCTTGATCTTCCCCGCTATCATCTTTCGATCAGAAGCATCTGGCTTGGCTTTTAGGACGAATATATCGCTGTAAGCATCTTTTACGGCCTCAGCCAGAACCTTTTTCCACTTGGTCCCGTCCAGAAATTCTTTGTATCGCAGTGTGGGAATCCCGTCCTCCGTCAAAAAACCTAGCCCCTTAAGCAGCGGGATAAAGGCATGATGGTTTGAAGAGCTAAACCCGAGGTCTTTCAGAAATTCTCGATTAAACTTCTCAGGAGCTTGGCCCTGCCGCAATTTCTCAAACAAGTTCCCGAGTTGCCCCGATACCTGCAAAGGCTGATTAAGCAGCGCCATACGTCCCCCGTAATTTACCATCTCGTCGATACCGCACACTATGAGGTTTCTTCGAAGAGTCCAGAAGTCGGAAGGTCAGTCCGGCAGAACTTTGCACTATGGCTTGCCTGATAATGTCAGGTGACACCTGTCGAGGGAAAGAACATAGGCAAGCAACGAACGAGTTTGCAGCCGCTACGGATAAAGTCCCCCTACTGTGTCTTTGTGGAGGGGCGTCTATTGATTTTGAGTTTGATCGATGGCGTACGTGACGGGCGGGCGATAATCAGCGACCTTCGCGGCATCAGCTACCGAATCGAATAGCGCTAGGAATCAAGAATGGCACTGACGCCTCAAGCCTTCATAGCCAAGTGGCAGAACTCTCCGATCAAGGAGCGGGCCGGAGCGCAGGCCCATTTTCTCGATCTTTGCCGCATGCTGGATGAGCCGGAGCCAGCCGATGTTGACCCCACGGGCAAGGACTACGGCTTTGAAGTCGGCGCGACCAAGACCACGGGCGGCAATGGCTTCGCGGACGTGTTCAAGCGAGGGCACTTCGGATGGGAATACAAGGGCACCAAAGCCAACTTGGACGATGCCTTTGCCCAGCTCCAGCGCTATGCCGTGGCCTTGGACAATCCCCCGCTGCTGATCGTGTCCGACATCGGCACCACCATTCGCATCCACACCAACTGGACCAATTCGGTCTCCAAGCGCTACGACATTGCCATTGCTGATCTTGCCGACCCGGTAAAACGGGGCTGGCTCAAGTCCGCTTTGTCTGACCCCGAGGCCCTGAGGC from Devosia sp. 2618 carries:
- a CDS encoding DUF5343 domain-containing protein, with the translated sequence MALLNQPLQVSGQLGNLFEKLRQGQAPEKFNREFLKDLGFSSSNHHAFIPLLKGLGFLTEDGIPTLRYKEFLDGTKWKKVLAEAVKDAYSDIFVLKAKPDASDRKMIAGKIKTTYNVSENSADRSAGTFLALLALCDPAALASSGAHIEVKEASAPNPLPVQAVIKPADEALRHNSAGVGLHYNIQIHLPATKDVEVYNAIFKSLRTHLVE